From one Rhopalosiphum padi isolate XX-2018 chromosome 2, ASM2088224v1, whole genome shotgun sequence genomic stretch:
- the LOC132920510 gene encoding mRNA-capping enzyme-like produces MSGSKRYGSSSSYSSHSPPVPERWLKCPRKSYTTITEKFVAFKTPLDSKYDDQIPIQNRFNTEMLFSSMSNMKVTIGLWIDLTKTSRFYDKSEIEDSDCTYVKIPCAGHEQPPTREQAQLFVDICSKFIAKNPLLSIGVHCTHGFNRTGFMIATYLIETLDFDVTSALAQFAAARPPGIYKQDYIVELFQRYSDEEPILAPELPDWCLESEEDNYNSSKHESSSRNKRDFRDQDSKDRREHEPSSKRSRNEMNNRNPVFMQGVSGVTAIFDQPRLNNIQRRTQDLCKWKRSGFPGSQPVSMDIQNMKLLHTKPYRVTWKADGTRYLMFIQGENEIFFIDRDNSVFEVEGLKFLHRKNLDHHLKDTLLDGEMIIDKVDGQNIPRYLVYDVVAFEGFDVGKQPFYPNRCMLIEVDIIKPRHQAIMCGRLDKTQEPFSIRLKQFYDINASDKLLGNFSKNLSHEPDGLIFQPSTDPYVAGTCPEVLKWKPLELNSVDFKLKIVTEGGTGILESKVGYLYVGGKTDPFARIKYNKELKNMDGKIIECKFENGNWKFMRERTDKSFPNALKTAIAICHSIETPVTKDILLKYIQQAPRR; encoded by the exons atgtcgg GTTCAAAGCGTTATGGATCTAGCTCTTCATATTCGTCACACAGTCCCCCTGTTCCTGAACGTTGGCTTAAATGTCCTCGTAAATCTTACACAACTATAACCGAAAAGTTTGTGGCATTCAAAACACCATTGGATAGTAAATATGATGATCAAATACCTATTCAGAATAGGTTCAATACAGAAATGTTGTTCTCATCAATGTCTAATATGAAG gtTACTATAGGTCTATGGATTGATCTAACAAAAACTAGTCGTTTCTATGATAAATCTGAAATAGAAGATTCAGATTGTACTTATGTAAAAATTCCATGTGCTGGTCATGAACAACCACCTACACGAGAGCAAGCACAATTATTTGTAgatatttgttcaaaatttattgcaaaaaatcCTTTACTATCCATTG gtgttcATTGCACTCATGGTTTTAATCGGACAGGATTTATGATAGctacttatttaatagaaaCATTAGATTTTGATGTAACTAGTGCTTTAGCTCAATTTGCAGCAGCtag acCTCCTGGAATTTACAAACAAGATTATATAGTTGAACTATTTCAACGGTATTCGGATGAAGAACCTATACTAGCTCCAGAACTTCCAGATTGGTGTTTAG aatCAGAAGAAGATAATTATAATTCCAGTAAGCATGAATCTTCTTCTCGGAATAAACGTGATTTCAGAGATCAAGATTCTAAAGATAGAAGAGAACATGAacc ttctAGTAAACGGTCAAGAAACGAGATGAATAATCGTAATCCTGTATTTATGCAAGGTGTATCTGGTGTTACTGCTATTTTTGATCAACCCAGATTAAACAATATTCAAAGAAGAACTCAAGACTTATGTAAATGGAAAAG atCTGGATTTCCTGGATCTCAGCCAGTTTCCATGGAtattcagaatatgaaattattacatacaaagCCTTACCGTGTTACGTGGAAAGCTGATGGtactag gtacttaatgtTTATCCAAGGTGAAaatgagatattttttattgatagagACAACAGTGTATTTGAAGTAGAGGGCTTGAAATTTTTACACAGAAAAAATCTAGATCATCACTTGAAAGACACTTTATTAGATGGC GAAATGATTATTGATAAAGTTGATGGCCAAAATATACCTCGCTATTTAGTATATGATGTAGTTGCATTTGAAGGTTTTGATGTTGGTAAACAACCATTTTATCCTAATAGATGTATGCTAATTgaa gttgATATAATTAAACCCAGACATCAGGCTATCATGTGTGGTCGTTTAGACAAAACTCAAGAACCATTTAGTATTCGTTTGAAACAATTCTATGACATTAATGCCTCTGATAAATTGCTGGGAAATTTTAGCAAAAATTTATCTCATGAACCTGATGGTCTCATATTCCAACCATCAACTGac CCTTATGTAGCTGGTACGTGCCCTGAAGTTTTGAAATGGAAGCCGTTGGAACTGAATTCTGttgattttaaacttaaaattgttacaGAAGGTGGAACTgg AATATTAGAATCGAAAGTTGGATATTTGTATGTAGGTGGTAAAACAGATCCTTTTgccagaataaaatataataaagaactTAAAAACATGGATGGGAAAATAATTGAATGCAAATTTGAAAATGGAAATTGGAAATTTATGCGAGAACGTACTGACAAATCGTTTCCAAATGCTCTCAAAACTGCAATAG CTATTTGCCACAGCATTGAAACACCTGTTACAAAAGATATTCTTTTAAAGTATATACAACAAGCTCCGCGTAGATGA
- the LOC132923309 gene encoding large ribosomal subunit protein mL41, whose translation MSSPAKTFFRSFSTSTIRYGKRNFKNFILYNRGTNQFRKQQEENPNKDFQMTNYGIRDTTVRVGRKVITVREKIPDIIVPDLDNFNLKPYVSYRVPEITQSEFTAKDLFNAVYRKKIVDDFKNNKLKENFEPIEPSEEESLTPEKAKLKARQTGSDMFSQDR comes from the exons ATGTCTTCCCCGGCAAAAACCTTTTTTAGATCATTTTCCACAAGCACTATACGTTACGGAAAGAGGAATTTCAAAAACTTCATACTATATAATCGAGGAACAAATCAGTTCAGAAAACAACAAGAAGAAAACCCTAATAAAGATTTTCAAATGACAA ATTATGGAATACGAGACACCACTGTCAGAGTTGGCCGAAAAGTTATAACTGTCCGAGAAAAAATTCCAGATATTATTGTTCCGGATTTGGATAATTTCAAT TTAAAGCCATACGTGTCATACAGAGTTCCTGAAATTACTCAATCTGAATTTACAGCAAAAGATTTATTCAACGCTGTTTATCGAAAAAAGATTGTTGATGATTTTAAGAACAACAAACTGAAAGAAAATTTTGAACCAATAGAACCCAGTGAAGAAGAATCATTAACACCTGAAAAAGCTAAGTTAAAAGCGAGGCAAACAGGCAGCGATATGTTCTCACAAGACAGATAA
- the LOC132923307 gene encoding serine/threonine-protein kinase SIK2-like isoform X2 encodes MTEAAARKKFWQILSAVEYCHNRHVVHRDLKAENLLLDANMNIKIADFGFSNYFTPGEQLATWCGSPPYAAPEVFEGKKYYGPEIDVWSMGVVLYVLVCGALPFDGSTLHSLRDRVLSGRFRIPYFMSTGCESLIRKMLILDPNKRYTVEQIKRHPWMLEEAPRLLPGTIAEMPAEPNDQVLRFMSSLDINTTRTRQSLRNRTYDHYAAIYYLLLEKLKQQQSQENSSHYLQDRRLSEKLFSYEQPQLFTGHSSPNKRASIDCPAGHQYMQPDLWKQPKTSAAVHLNSGHTPSNRPRSYSQGRAVQHSVNLADLCKSPQQQHPPFRELPQLPKFKGCKPDKIDMAPHDDGGPKMCYHNRLDHMTMMAPQYSTSTDEGIETDLEDAAASSSPTQQSHRTAAYQAVAGGGPVIKSHSQNLADHLQCAANLQQYESDLQVSSLPSCANEMKYAADCTAICTAAAAAAAANSCPPPSWDRRASFLAHNHSSAGDGVRPRTDSMSPVSFREGRRASDGLMNQIDSAVMAAAVVAVANAVQSSSPRSPQLQQQYSGGRMPVGGNGKLFQLQECGGVQKEHETLKMLYQSCLPNDEQVASNRKQAAGADYRCGKDVPPRSPSAAMAKRFNYTDSYALDKTGLQQQLFQQRLLQHKRTALHKQGAAASAVAFGQCGVTAADLPANKRQHHTHRQPSLQYNNKTVQLSSPQHGGSGGGGVSGGGGDGHGHGTMQFQSDGSWQSLPHTMATCQINDFDGQANWLSVPDPQHHWYCTSGQQYNFSKNYSQLSSTVNVPMGSSLLAANDVMWTSPRLQSLSENTISELGEQMESG; translated from the exons TGGCGAACAATTGGCTACTTGGTGTGGATCACCTCCTTACGCTGCTCCTGAAGTTTTCGAAggcaaaaaatattatggtcCCGAGATTGATGTTTGG agtATGGGAGTAGTTTTGTACGTACTGGTTTGTGGAGCACTGCCATTCGACGGAAGCACGCTGCATTCGCTCAGAGATAGAGTTTTATCTGGACGATTTCGTATACCATACTTTATGAGCACTG GTTGTGAATCATTGATACGTAAAATGCTCATATTAGACCCAAATAAAAGGTATACAGTCGAACAGATAAAAAGGCATCCTTGGATGTTAGAAGAAGCTCCGAGACTTTTACCGGGCACAATTGCAGAAATGCCCGCAGAACCTAATGATCAAGTGTTGCGATTCATGAGCAGTTTAGATATAAATACGACAAGAACTAGACAG TCGCTAAGGAATCGGACGTACGATCATTACGCGGCCATTTACTACCTGCTGCTGGAGAAACTCAAGCAGCAACAGTCGCAAGAGAACAGCAGTCACTATCTGCAGGACCGGCGGCTGTCGGAGAAACTGTTCTCGTACGAACAGCCTCAACTGTTCACCGGACACTCGAGTCCCAATAAACGGGCGTCGATCGATTGCCCGGCTGGGCACCAGTACATGCAACCCGACCTGTGGAAACAGCCCAAAACCAGCGCGGCCGTACACCTGAACAGCGGACACACGCCGTCCAACCGGCCGCGGTCGTACAGCCAGGGCCGGGCCGTACAGCATTCCGTCAACCTGGCCGACCTGTGTAAGTCGCCGCAACAACAACACCCGCCGTTCAGAGAGCTGCCCCAGCTGCCTAAGTTCAAGGGCTGCAAACCGGACAAGATCGACATGGCACCGCACGACGACGGTGGCCCGAAAATGTGCTACCACAACCGGTTGGATCACATGACCATGATGGCGCCGCAATACTCCACGTCGACGGACGAGGGCATCGAGACGGACCTGGAGGACGCAGCCGCGTCGTCCAGCCCCACGCAACAGTCGCACCGAACCGCGGCTTACCAGGCCGTGGCCGGCGGCGGCCCGGTGATCAAGAGCCACAGCCAGAATCTGGCGGATCACCTGCAGTGCGCGGCCAACCTGCAGCAGTACGAGTCGGACCTGCAGGTGTCCAGCCTACCGTCGTGCGCCAACGAAATGAAGTATGCGGCGGACTGCACAGCGATTTGCAcagcggcggcagcggcggcggcggctaaCAGCTGTCCGCCACCGTCGTGGGACAGGCGCGCCTCGTTCTTGGCGCACAACCACAGCTCCGCCGGCGACGGCGTCCGGCCGCGCACCGACAGCATGTCGCCGGTCAGCTTCCGCGAGGGCAGACGGGCGTCCGACGGGCTGATGAACCAGATTGACTCGGCGGTCATGGCCGCGGCTGTCGTGGCGGTGGCCAACGCCGTGCAGTCGTCGTCGCCCCGGTCGCCTCAGTTGCAGCAACAATACAGCGGCGGTCGCATGCCGGTCGGCGGCAACGGAAAACTGTTTCAGTTGCAAGAATGCGGTGGTGTGCAAAAAGAACACGAGACGCTCAAGATGCTGTACCAGAGCTGTCTGCCCAACGACGAACAGGTGGCGTCGAACCGGAAGCAGGCGGCCGGGGCCGATTACCGGTGCGGCAAGGACGTGCCGCCCAGGTCGCCGTCGGCAGCCATGGCCAAGCGGTTCAACTACACGGACAGTTATGCCCTGGACAAGACCGGGCTCCAGCAGCAGCTGTTCCAGCAGCGGTTGCTCCAGCACAAGCGGACCGCGTTGCACAAGCAGGGCGCGGCGGCGTCGGCGGTGGCGTTCGGTCAGTGCGGCGTGACGGCTGCCGACTTACCGGCCAACAAGCGGCAGCACCACACGCACCGTCAACCGTCGTTGCAGTACAACAACAAAACCGTGCAATTGTCTTCGCCCCAACACGGTggtagcggcggcggcggcgtctcCGGTGGCGGTGGTGACGGCCACGGCCACGGCACGATGCAATTCCAATCGGACGGCAGCTGGCAATCGTTGCCGCACACCATGGCCACGTGCCAAATCAACGACTTCGATGGCCAAGCCAATTGGCTGTCGGTGCCCGATCCGCAACACCACTGGTACTGCACATCCGGGCAGCAGTACAACTTCTCCAAGAATTATTCACAG CTCAGCAGTACGGTAAACGTGCCAATGGGCAGTTCTTTGTTGGCGGCCAACGATGTAATGTGGACATCGCCAAGACTACAATCGCTCTCGGAAAACACTATTTCGGAACTCGGAGAACAAATGGAATCCGGTTAA